From a region of the Daphnia pulicaria isolate SC F1-1A chromosome 1, SC_F0-13Bv2, whole genome shotgun sequence genome:
- the LOC124340633 gene encoding tubulin alpha-8 chain-like, translating into MREVISIHVGQAGVQMGNSCWELYCLEHGIRPDGILSESRPPQASGGSNSPSTFGTFFSETASNKQVPRALFVDLEPSVVDTVRTGTYRQLFHPDQLITGKEDAANNYARGHYTVGREIADVVSDRIRRLVENCVGLQGFLVFHSFGGGSGSGFTSLLMERLSVDYGKKSKLQFCVYPAPQVSTAVVEPYNSILTTHTTLEHSDCAFMVDNEAIYDICRRNLSIERPTYTNLNRLIGQIVSSITASLRFEGALNVDLTEFQTNLVPYPRIHFPLVTYAPMLSAEKAYHEQLSVAEITSACFEPNNQMVKCDPRKGKYMAVCLLYRGDVVPKDVNGAIASMKSKRTIQFVDWCPTGFKVGINYQAPTIVPGGDLAAMQRSVCMISNTTAIVEAWGRLNHKFDLLYTKRAFVHWYVGEGMEEGEFSEAREDLAALEKDYEEVAMEDLSDSDGVIGDEY; encoded by the exons ATG CGCGAGGTGATTTCTATTCATGTTGGCCAAGCCGGAGTCCAGATGGGCAACTCTTGCTGGG AATTGTATTGCCTGGAACATG GAATCCGACCCGATGGCATTCTCTCTGAATCCC GTCCACCTCAAGCGAGCGGCGGAAGTAATTCGCCCAGCACGTTTGGAACGTTTTTCAGTGAGACGGCCAGCAATAAACAAGTGCCGAGAGCGCTTTTCGTCGATTTGGAACCGTCCGTCGTTG ACACGGTTCGCACGGGCACCTACCGTCAGCTGTTCCATCCGGATCAATTGATAACGGGCAAGGAAGATGCAGCCAATAATTACGCTCGAGGTCATTACACGGTCGGTCGCGAGATCGCCGATGTTGTCTCGGATCGCATCCGCCGCCTGGTCGAAAATTGCGTCGGCCTCCAGGGCTTTTTGGTCTTTCACTCGTTTGGAGGCGGATCGGGATCGGGATTCACTTCGCTGCTGATGGAACGCCTGTCGGTCGATTACGGCAAAAAGAGTAAATTGCAGTTTTGCGTCTATCCCGCTCCTCAG GTATCCACGGCCGTTGTTGAACCGTACAATTCCATCTTGACTACCCACACGACGCTGGAACATTCGGATTGCGCTTTTATGGTGGATAACGAAGCTATTTACGACATTTGCCGTCGTAATTTGTCTATTGAACGACCCACTTATACCAATTTGAACCGTTTGATTGGTCAAATTGTTTCCTCCATTACGGCCTCGCTCCGTTTCGAAGGTGCTCTCAACGTCGATTTAACCGAGTTCCAG aCCAATTTGGTGCCTTACCCGAGGATTCATTTTCCGTTGGTGACTTACGCCCCCATGCTGTCGGCCGAAAAGGCCTATCACGAACAATTAAGCGTCGCTGAAATCACGTCCGCTTGTTTCGAGCCCAACAACCAAATGGTCAAG TGCGACCCTCGCAAAGGGAAATACATGGCCGTTTGTCTGCTGTACCGCGGTGACGTGGTGCCCAAAGACGTCAACGGCGCCATCGCCTCGATGAAAAGCAAACGAACAATTCAATTCGTCGATTGGTGTCCCACCGGTTTCAAA GTGGGGATCAATTATCAAGCGCCGACCATCGTTCCGGGGGGCGATTTGGCCGCTATGCAACGGTCCGTCTGCATGATATCCAACACCACTGCCATTGTGGAGGCATGGGGCCGGCTCAATCACAAATTCGATTTACTTTACACCAAACGAGCCTTCGTTCACTG GTACGTGGGCGAAGGGATGGAGGAGGGCGAGTTCTCGGAAGCCCGCGAAGATTTGGCCGCTCTTGAAAAAGATTACGAAGAAGTAGCCATGGAGGACTTGTCCGACTCGGATGGCGTCATCGGCGATGAATATTGA